In Desulfobacterales bacterium, one genomic interval encodes:
- a CDS encoding thiolase family protein, with product MLQKAFIPYGGYYSSPFSRWQGTLANDNSITLGAATAKRWLEQKKWDPKIFDYTYLGISVHQPHAFYGGPWSAALTGAEGVPGIYVSQACSTSTIAVYLASVGVETGLYQTPFCLMTDRCSNGPHAVWPNPLGPGGQVTSEDWVMDNFNKDPWAGEAMIKTAENVAAEAGITREQCDAVALRRYEQYQDALADDRAFQKRYMFPVEVKVSRKKTIMLEADEGVMETTAEGLAKLRPVLPDGVHTFGAQTHPADGNCGITVTTQDKAKELSADPNIAVQVVSYGYARVKKAFMAAAVFPAVQMALENANLGANDVSIIKTHNPFAANDIHLANNLGVDVNGMNNYGSSLIFGHPQGPTGGRLIIEGIEEAAMKGGGYVLFAGCAAGDTAAAIVLKVG from the coding sequence ATGCTGCAAAAAGCCTTTATACCTTACGGTGGGTACTACAGCTCACCTTTTTCGCGCTGGCAAGGCACCCTGGCTAATGACAATTCGATTACGCTGGGAGCCGCCACCGCCAAACGCTGGCTCGAACAGAAAAAATGGGATCCCAAAATATTCGATTATACCTATTTGGGTATTTCCGTTCACCAGCCGCATGCATTTTATGGGGGCCCCTGGTCCGCTGCGCTGACCGGTGCTGAAGGCGTGCCTGGTATATATGTGAGCCAGGCCTGTTCGACATCCACCATTGCGGTTTATTTGGCAAGTGTGGGTGTTGAAACCGGTCTTTACCAGACCCCGTTTTGTCTGATGACCGATCGCTGTTCAAATGGTCCGCATGCGGTCTGGCCGAATCCCCTGGGGCCGGGTGGACAGGTCACATCTGAAGATTGGGTCATGGATAATTTTAACAAAGATCCCTGGGCCGGCGAAGCCATGATTAAAACCGCTGAAAACGTAGCTGCTGAAGCCGGGATTACGAGAGAGCAATGCGATGCCGTGGCCTTACGCCGCTATGAGCAATACCAGGATGCACTGGCTGACGACCGCGCTTTTCAAAAACGGTATATGTTTCCAGTGGAAGTCAAGGTTTCCAGAAAGAAAACCATTATGCTTGAAGCCGATGAAGGCGTTATGGAAACCACCGCCGAAGGGTTGGCCAAACTGCGGCCGGTGCTGCCTGACGGCGTGCATACATTTGGCGCCCAGACCCATCCTGCGGACGGCAATTGCGGTATCACCGTTACGACGCAGGACAAGGCCAAAGAACTCAGTGCCGATCCAAACATTGCGGTTCAGGTTGTTTCATATGGATATGCACGCGTGAAAAAGGCTTTTATGGCTGCCGCTGTATTCCCGGCAGTTCAGATGGCACTTGAAAATGCCAACCTCGGAGCCAATGACGTCAGTATTATAAAAACGCACAACCCTTTTGCAGCCAATGATATTCACCTGGCCAACAATTTGGGTGTTGACGTCAACGGCATGAATAATTACGGTTCTTCTCTGATTTTTGGTCATCCACAAGGGCCCACCGGCGGACGCCTGATCATCGAAGGCATCGAAGAAGCGGCCATGAAAGGCGGCGGTTATGTGCTGTTTGCAGGATGTGCCGCCGGCGATACGGCTGCCGCCATTGTGCTCAAGGTTGGATAG
- a CDS encoding phenylacetate--CoA ligase, whose product MAKTFMPSFKDAEALKEHQLRGLHWTLAHAYRGSEFYRQRLDDAGIQPENIHSLDDIRKLPFTTADDLRQGYPFPLLSVPVSEVVRIHASSGTTGKRKILAYTQKDIDDWTHFFARCYQMAGLSAEDRVQIAVGYGVWTAGISFQLGCEKFGAMALPVGPGNVDMQCQFLVDLQSTVMCCTASMGLLMAEEVNSRGLKDKIALKKMIFGSERSSDAMRARITELLGLEDMFDITGMTELYGPGTGLDCQHHEGIHYWADYYLLEILDPNTLKPVAPGEIGEMVVTTLCKEATPLIRYRTRDLTRLIDDPCSCGSVLPMHDRILGRSDDMIIFRAVNIYPGQVDEVLSTIPEASCEYQVHLDRGEDGKDYMTVRLECCDGFEASRKSELAKKVQAEIKNKIMVSCEVDVVEYCSLPRSERKSKRFFDNRLD is encoded by the coding sequence ATGGCAAAAACCTTCATGCCTTCTTTTAAAGATGCCGAAGCGCTTAAGGAACACCAGCTCAGAGGCCTGCACTGGACTCTTGCGCATGCTTACCGAGGCTCTGAGTTTTATCGCCAACGGCTCGATGATGCCGGCATTCAGCCGGAAAACATCCATTCCCTGGATGACATCCGAAAATTGCCCTTTACGACTGCCGATGATTTGCGCCAGGGGTATCCTTTTCCGCTGCTTTCCGTGCCTGTATCAGAAGTGGTTCGAATACACGCATCATCCGGTACCACCGGCAAACGCAAAATTCTGGCCTATACCCAGAAAGACATCGACGATTGGACGCATTTTTTTGCCCGCTGCTATCAAATGGCCGGGCTGAGCGCAGAAGATCGCGTGCAGATAGCCGTTGGGTACGGGGTATGGACAGCGGGGATCAGTTTTCAGCTGGGATGCGAAAAATTTGGTGCCATGGCGCTTCCGGTGGGTCCCGGAAATGTGGATATGCAATGTCAGTTTCTGGTGGATCTGCAGTCCACTGTCATGTGCTGCACCGCTTCAATGGGCCTGCTGATGGCTGAAGAAGTTAATAGCCGGGGACTGAAAGATAAAATTGCGCTGAAGAAAATGATATTTGGTTCCGAGCGCAGCAGTGATGCCATGCGTGCCCGCATCACAGAATTGTTGGGTCTGGAGGATATGTTTGATATTACCGGCATGACGGAGCTATATGGGCCCGGTACTGGTCTGGATTGTCAGCATCACGAAGGCATTCACTATTGGGCGGACTATTATCTTTTGGAAATCCTGGATCCAAATACACTGAAGCCGGTTGCTCCCGGTGAAATCGGAGAAATGGTTGTTACAACCCTTTGCAAAGAAGCCACGCCACTCATCCGCTATCGCACCCGCGATCTGACACGCCTGATTGATGACCCATGTTCCTGCGGCAGCGTTTTGCCAATGCATGATAGAATCTTGGGGCGTTCAGACGACATGATCATATTTCGCGCAGTTAACATCTATCCCGGTCAAGTCGACGAGGTTCTTTCAACCATACCGGAAGCCAGCTGCGAATACCAGGTGCACCTCGACCGCGGTGAGGATGGCAAAGACTATATGACCGTTCGGCTGGAGTGCTGCGATGGTTTTGAGGCTTCGCGCAAGTCAGAACTTGCCAAAAAGGTTCAAGCTGAGATTAAAAATAAGATTATGGTCAGCTGTGAGGTCGATGTCGTTGAATATTGTTCGCTGCCAAGATCGGAGCGCAAATCTAAGCGGTTTTTTGACAATCGCCTTGATTAG
- a CDS encoding hydantoinase B/oxoprolinase family protein has product MPSKFDPITLEILWRRLISIVDEADASVARTAFSSLLRDAHDYTCMFTDSRGQELVQGTFCTPGQAGAMALGVKSIINSIPLEQYQPGDVFIVNDPWLLAGHLNDVCVLSPIFYKKRPVAFTACVFHHSDIGGRVASDNRQVFEEGLFIPLIKLYDAGVLNEPVLNMIRWNVRTPEEVTGDIRSQVAANHVCAQKVVEMLDDEGLETLDDLADEIIDRTEASMRAAISKIPDGVYPYEGIIEGAGQRKDIDVKLKVEVKGSDINIDFGGTSPQVDWGGNVVYNFTFAYVFMAVKSAFDPDIPINEGAIRPVKMTAPEGSVVNCKFPAAVAARMQIGHFMTEMVFKALAKATPDNIIAESGGTPAQTNIFYGKRHNGNSWLTMIIRGGGMGASSKMDGHHCAIFPANGANTPVEIFESDTPLMVKERSLLCDSGGPGKMRGGLGRKFVIRVPDDELAPQAPTSIAIQAGRYRYPPGGLFNGDAANKAQFIVNDKDGDSSGLTLCESGDMIQFISAGGGGYGEALDRDPQAVARDVRNEYVSVERALADYGVVIDPKTLEVDVEKTQKLREQRKGGG; this is encoded by the coding sequence ATGCCTTCGAAGTTTGACCCGATTACATTGGAAATTTTGTGGCGCCGGCTCATTTCGATTGTCGATGAAGCCGATGCTTCGGTTGCCCGCACGGCATTCTCAAGCCTGTTGCGCGATGCCCATGATTATACCTGTATGTTTACCGACAGCCGGGGACAAGAACTGGTTCAGGGAACCTTTTGCACACCCGGCCAGGCCGGGGCAATGGCGCTGGGGGTTAAATCCATCATCAATTCAATTCCCCTGGAACAATACCAACCGGGCGATGTTTTTATTGTTAACGATCCCTGGCTGTTGGCGGGTCATCTCAATGATGTCTGCGTCTTGAGCCCCATTTTCTACAAGAAGCGCCCGGTGGCATTTACCGCCTGTGTTTTTCATCATTCAGACATCGGTGGCCGAGTGGCGTCTGATAACCGGCAGGTTTTTGAAGAGGGATTGTTTATCCCTTTAATTAAGTTGTATGATGCCGGTGTGCTGAACGAACCGGTGTTGAATATGATTCGCTGGAATGTTCGCACTCCAGAAGAGGTCACTGGGGATATTCGCTCCCAGGTGGCCGCCAATCATGTGTGCGCCCAAAAAGTTGTCGAGATGCTGGACGATGAAGGCCTGGAGACACTCGATGATCTGGCAGACGAAATCATCGATCGCACTGAAGCCAGCATGCGGGCCGCCATCAGCAAAATCCCGGATGGCGTTTATCCCTATGAAGGCATTATTGAAGGTGCTGGTCAGCGTAAAGATATTGATGTCAAACTGAAAGTCGAAGTCAAGGGCAGCGATATAAATATTGATTTCGGCGGGACATCGCCCCAGGTCGATTGGGGCGGCAATGTGGTTTACAATTTTACCTTTGCCTATGTATTTATGGCGGTTAAAAGCGCTTTTGATCCGGATATCCCCATCAATGAAGGCGCGATCCGCCCGGTTAAGATGACAGCACCGGAGGGCAGTGTGGTCAATTGCAAATTTCCGGCTGCTGTGGCTGCCCGGATGCAAATTGGTCATTTCATGACCGAAATGGTGTTCAAAGCTCTGGCCAAAGCGACCCCTGACAACATTATTGCCGAGAGCGGCGGAACGCCGGCTCAGACCAATATTTTTTACGGCAAACGGCACAACGGAAATTCCTGGCTGACCATGATCATTCGGGGTGGCGGTATGGGCGCCAGCAGTAAAATGGATGGTCACCACTGCGCAATTTTTCCAGCAAATGGCGCCAACACCCCTGTTGAAATCTTTGAAAGCGACACCCCGCTGATGGTCAAAGAGCGCAGTCTGTTATGTGATTCCGGTGGGCCTGGTAAGATGCGGGGCGGTCTGGGCAGAAAATTTGTCATCCGGGTACCAGACGATGAATTGGCGCCCCAAGCGCCAACTTCCATCGCCATTCAGGCCGGTCGATACCGTTATCCGCCCGGTGGCCTCTTTAATGGCGATGCTGCCAACAAAGCCCAATTTATCGTTAACGATAAAGACGGCGACTCCAGCGGGCTGACGTTGTGTGAGTCCGGCGATATGATTCAATTTATCAGTGCCGGTGGCGGGGGGTATGGTGAAGCGCTGGACAGAGATCCGCAGGCAGTCGCCCGGGATGTTCGCAACGAATATGTCAGCGTAGAGCGGGCGCTGGCAGATTACGGTGTAGTCATCGATCCGAAAACGCTTGAAGTTGATGTGGAGAAAACGCAAAAACTCAGAGAGCAGCGCAAGGGCGGTGGATAA
- a CDS encoding hydantoinase/oxoprolinase family protein, whose translation MGNGAYRLGCDIGGTFTDFVLVDDKSGEFQINKCLTTPADPSDAVEAGIRGLLERVPGFMPHVDEIIHGTTLVINAIIERKGAKTALLTTQGFRDILELGREIRYDAYDIFAEYPEPLVPRPYRREVSERITADGRVLVKLDPEEVSDLVSELCDAGIESLAVCLINSYENPTHEIQIKEIVTQKAPELSLSTSCEVLPQIREYERTCTTATNAYVKPITANYLAKLSARLEALGFKGKLFIMLSSGGITSVETARKYPVRIIESGPTAAVIASQHYGKMFQIKDMFCFDMGGTTAKSCLIQKGQAGLVSTFEVGRVQRFKKGSGLPIQVPVVDLMEIGAGGGSIAHMSKMGLLQVGPESAGADPGPACYARGGQNPTVTDADLVLGYLDPNYFLGGSMLLDKALAEKAIEEKVAKPLETGVTAAAFGIHDLINETMAAAAKTHIAEKGGNPNIVTISAFGGAGPVHAYGLAKKIGAPRILVPPLAGVGSALGFFTAPVAFDLTRSHRETLEDADFEQIERLFKKLETEGAAILEQAGKNQKITFERTLMMRFVGQGAETDLHIDARPFDQWNKSQIRERFDDVYQKLYGRTYPDTPVEFVTFKVRASLPERPFRIPALQHTATSINDCIKGERRAFSLTQKEYIPFTVFDRFKLFPGAAFNGPAIIEEKESTIIVGEDAKASVDEHGFVWIDLVAEDRYQRSDVRGQRLEENSSKTKMNYNTLKF comes from the coding sequence GTGGGAAACGGCGCCTATCGACTAGGATGTGACATTGGCGGCACTTTTACTGATTTTGTGTTGGTCGATGATAAAAGCGGTGAGTTTCAGATCAATAAATGCCTGACAACACCTGCAGATCCATCTGATGCAGTGGAAGCGGGTATCCGGGGTTTACTGGAGCGTGTACCGGGATTTATGCCCCATGTTGATGAGATTATCCACGGTACCACCCTGGTAATTAATGCCATCATTGAGCGCAAAGGTGCTAAAACAGCCCTGTTGACCACCCAGGGATTCCGGGACATTTTAGAGCTCGGCCGCGAAATTCGATATGACGCCTATGATATATTTGCCGAATATCCGGAGCCGCTGGTGCCGCGCCCCTACCGCCGGGAGGTTTCCGAGCGCATTACAGCTGACGGCCGCGTTCTGGTAAAGCTCGATCCTGAAGAAGTCAGCGATCTCGTTTCTGAGCTGTGTGATGCCGGCATCGAATCGCTGGCGGTCTGTTTGATTAATTCTTATGAGAATCCGACCCACGAGATTCAGATCAAAGAAATTGTGACCCAAAAAGCGCCTGAATTATCGCTGTCAACTTCTTGCGAGGTGTTGCCGCAGATCCGGGAATATGAGCGAACATGTACCACTGCCACCAATGCCTATGTCAAGCCCATTACAGCAAACTATCTGGCCAAGTTGTCTGCACGATTAGAAGCGCTCGGCTTTAAAGGCAAATTGTTTATCATGCTATCCAGCGGCGGCATTACCTCGGTGGAAACCGCTCGCAAATATCCGGTTAGAATCATAGAATCCGGGCCGACAGCCGCGGTAATTGCCTCGCAGCATTACGGCAAAATGTTTCAGATCAAGGACATGTTTTGTTTTGATATGGGCGGCACCACCGCCAAATCCTGTCTGATTCAAAAAGGACAGGCAGGACTGGTGTCGACATTTGAGGTCGGTCGCGTTCAGCGGTTTAAAAAAGGCAGCGGTTTGCCCATTCAGGTACCGGTGGTAGATTTGATGGAAATCGGCGCCGGCGGCGGCAGCATTGCCCACATGAGCAAAATGGGCCTGCTGCAAGTAGGACCGGAAAGTGCCGGTGCTGATCCCGGACCGGCCTGTTATGCCCGCGGCGGTCAAAACCCAACGGTGACCGATGCCGACCTGGTGCTGGGATATCTGGATCCGAACTATTTTCTGGGTGGTAGCATGCTGCTGGATAAAGCCTTGGCCGAAAAGGCCATCGAAGAAAAAGTGGCCAAACCCCTTGAAACCGGGGTAACCGCAGCTGCGTTTGGTATTCATGACCTGATCAACGAAACCATGGCAGCAGCCGCCAAAACCCATATTGCCGAAAAGGGCGGTAATCCGAATATCGTTACGATTTCGGCTTTCGGCGGCGCCGGACCGGTGCACGCCTATGGTCTGGCAAAAAAGATCGGTGCGCCCCGCATACTGGTGCCACCTCTGGCCGGCGTTGGCTCCGCGCTTGGGTTTTTTACGGCCCCGGTAGCCTTTGATTTGACCCGCAGCCACCGTGAGACCCTCGAGGACGCCGATTTTGAACAAATTGAGCGGTTGTTTAAAAAACTGGAGACCGAAGGTGCCGCCATTCTTGAGCAGGCCGGCAAGAATCAAAAAATTACCTTTGAACGTACCTTGATGATGCGATTCGTAGGGCAGGGTGCTGAAACTGACCTGCACATCGATGCCCGACCTTTTGATCAATGGAATAAAAGCCAGATTCGAGAGCGATTTGATGATGTTTATCAAAAATTATACGGGCGCACATATCCGGACACACCGGTTGAATTTGTAACCTTTAAAGTCCGCGCCAGTTTGCCGGAACGACCCTTTCGGATTCCGGCCTTGCAGCATACGGCGACATCAATTAACGATTGCATCAAAGGCGAACGCAGAGCTTTTTCTTTAACCCAAAAAGAATACATTCCCTTTACGGTTTTTGATCGTTTTAAGCTATTTCCGGGTGCGGCATTCAACGGGCCGGCGATTATCGAAGAAAAGGAATCAACGATTATTGTCGGAGAAGACGCCAAAGCCTCTGTTGATGAACACGGTTTTGTGTGGATCGATTTGGTCGCAGAAGACAGATACCAGAGGTCAGATGTCAGAGGACAGAGGTTGGAAGAAAATAGTTCCAAAACTAAAATGAACTACAATACATTAAAGTTTTAA
- a CDS encoding methylmalonyl-CoA mutase family protein, whose product MGVAKYIKNEKDAIKEVVYQSGIKVKPVYTPKDLEDVGFNYDNDLGDPGEYPFTRNLHPQGYRSRAWTTRQYTGFGTPQETNERFKLMISHGQTGLNVAFDLPTQMGYDSDDPKALGEVGRVGMAIDSLRDFEIAFDGIPLDRIGSGLTINAVASIMLAMYQATAEKFGYPKEKISATPQNDILKEMIGRGAWIFPVEQAVRLVGDSIEYSVKELPRCNPVSICGYHIRESGANPAQEIACAFEIAKAYIENVQSRGLAVEDFVGRFSFNLNVFGNLWEQIAKFRAARKLWAKMLKEEYNVQEKKKLFLRGLFGGGGSGLTKEQPENNIMRGAFYALGAALSGAQTTALCSFDEAYTIPTPRAALLSLRTLEILMDEVGLRDTVDPLAGSYFIETLTKQMEEKILDEMQQIQEVGGMVHAVATGFIQRKVAQQAYEYESGIQKGEYIKVGVNKYAEGSEDQTDVDLHEYSEQWADTQVASLKELRRTRDNREVQRLLKELETAARNGKNVMPLLVACCRAYATVGEMAGVFRDVFGEWQEPSIF is encoded by the coding sequence ATGGGCGTTGCGAAATACATCAAAAACGAAAAAGATGCGATTAAAGAAGTCGTCTATCAGTCTGGCATTAAAGTAAAACCGGTTTACACCCCAAAAGATCTTGAAGACGTTGGATTTAATTATGACAACGATCTGGGGGATCCCGGTGAATATCCGTTTACCCGTAATTTGCACCCTCAGGGTTACCGGTCCCGGGCGTGGACGACCCGACAATACACCGGTTTTGGTACACCGCAGGAAACCAATGAGCGCTTCAAGCTGATGATCTCCCATGGTCAGACCGGTTTAAACGTTGCCTTTGATTTGCCCACCCAGATGGGATACGACTCGGACGATCCCAAGGCCCTGGGTGAGGTCGGTCGTGTTGGAATGGCCATTGATTCGCTGCGCGATTTTGAAATTGCTTTTGACGGCATACCGCTGGATCGTATCGGTTCAGGGTTGACCATCAATGCCGTGGCTTCCATTATGCTGGCCATGTATCAGGCCACCGCCGAAAAATTCGGCTACCCCAAAGAAAAAATTAGCGCCACACCTCAAAACGATATCCTCAAAGAAATGATCGGCCGGGGCGCCTGGATATTTCCTGTGGAGCAGGCCGTGCGTTTGGTGGGAGACAGCATCGAGTATTCGGTCAAGGAACTGCCGCGCTGTAATCCAGTCAGTATCTGTGGCTATCATATCCGTGAATCGGGTGCCAATCCAGCCCAGGAAATTGCCTGTGCATTTGAAATTGCCAAAGCGTATATTGAAAATGTGCAGTCCCGCGGTCTGGCTGTTGAGGATTTTGTGGGGCGGTTTTCATTTAACCTGAACGTGTTCGGCAATCTATGGGAGCAAATTGCCAAATTTCGGGCTGCCCGCAAGCTCTGGGCCAAGATGCTCAAAGAAGAATACAATGTGCAGGAAAAGAAAAAACTGTTTCTCAGAGGTCTTTTCGGCGGCGGCGGCAGCGGCCTGACCAAAGAGCAACCGGAAAATAATATCATGCGCGGTGCCTTTTACGCCCTGGGTGCTGCGCTCAGTGGTGCCCAGACCACCGCCCTGTGCTCCTTTGATGAGGCCTATACGATACCCACACCCCGGGCAGCTTTACTTTCGCTGAGGACCCTTGAAATTCTGATGGACGAAGTGGGTTTGCGCGATACCGTCGATCCGTTGGCAGGCTCTTATTTTATTGAAACTTTGACCAAACAGATGGAAGAAAAAATTTTAGATGAGATGCAGCAAATACAGGAGGTCGGCGGGATGGTGCACGCGGTGGCCACCGGTTTTATCCAGCGAAAAGTGGCCCAGCAGGCCTACGAGTATGAGAGCGGTATTCAAAAGGGAGAATACATTAAAGTCGGCGTCAACAAATATGCAGAAGGCAGTGAGGATCAAACCGATGTGGATCTGCACGAATACAGTGAGCAGTGGGCCGACACCCAGGTTGCCAGCCTCAAGGAGCTTCGCCGCACCCGAGATAACCGGGAAGTTCAGCGTTTGCTCAAGGAACTGGAAACGGCGGCGCGCAACGGTAAAAATGTGATGCCGTTGCTGGTTGCCTGCTGCCGGGCCTATGCCACCGTCGGAGAGATGGCCGGCGTGTTTCGTGACGTTTTTGGAGAATGGCAGGAACCATCTATATTTTAA
- a CDS encoding cobalamin B12-binding domain-containing protein — protein MTAKKTKVLIGKPGLDGHDRGAKVTALALRDAGMEVIYTGLHQTVEQIVRAAVQEAVDVVGLSIMSGAHLPICQKLLELMKAEGIQDIPVVVGGVIPKQDIPKLNDLGIAGVFPGGTPFDQIVGGINQVIK, from the coding sequence ATGACCGCAAAAAAAACAAAGGTACTCATCGGAAAGCCTGGATTGGACGGACATGATCGTGGGGCCAAGGTGACGGCTTTGGCACTAAGAGATGCCGGCATGGAGGTTATTTATACTGGGCTGCATCAGACAGTTGAACAGATTGTCAGAGCAGCCGTGCAGGAAGCGGTTGATGTGGTTGGGTTGAGTATTATGTCCGGCGCGCACCTGCCGATCTGTCAGAAACTTCTGGAGTTGATGAAAGCAGAAGGAATTCAGGATATTCCGGTCGTTGTCGGCGGTGTCATTCCCAAACAGGATATACCCAAATTGAACGACTTGGGTATTGCCGGTGTTTTTCCGGGAGGAACACCTTTTGATCAGATCGTGGGTGGCATAAATCAAGTCATTAAATAA
- a CDS encoding GntR family transcriptional regulator gives MKKRAELNNLDLGPLQAFQERKSLGEHVFESLKQAIVRGKMSSGEWLVESHIAETLGISRTPVREAFHKLEREGFIERQPRGGFTVLGLNREDIEETFGIRSVLEGYAAHLAAIKHEAEELEMLEQKIAEFQKALDCKKMNLLPAINTEFHDMLYGLSKSPKLINMINGLRDQIYRYREMILKESKFASTSNLDHKKMLTFIRKRDAEGAERLVREHILRGQEMVLQAYDRQRLD, from the coding sequence ATGAAGAAAAGGGCAGAATTAAATAACCTTGATCTCGGGCCGCTACAGGCATTTCAGGAGCGCAAATCATTGGGTGAGCATGTTTTTGAAAGCCTGAAGCAAGCAATTGTCAGAGGCAAAATGTCGTCAGGCGAGTGGCTGGTGGAAAGCCATATCGCCGAAACGCTGGGTATCAGCCGCACCCCGGTGCGGGAAGCATTTCACAAGCTCGAGCGCGAAGGGTTCATTGAACGGCAGCCTCGGGGCGGGTTTACGGTCCTGGGTTTAAATCGTGAAGATATCGAGGAGACCTTTGGCATCCGCAGCGTACTCGAAGGTTATGCCGCTCATCTGGCAGCGATCAAGCATGAAGCTGAAGAATTGGAGATGCTGGAACAAAAAATTGCAGAATTTCAAAAAGCCCTGGACTGCAAGAAAATGAATCTGCTGCCGGCCATCAATACCGAATTTCACGATATGCTGTATGGGCTGAGCAAAAGCCCCAAGTTGATCAATATGATTAATGGGCTGCGAGACCAGATATACCGCTACCGGGAGATGATTCTGAAAGAAAGCAAATTCGCATCGACCAGTAATTTGGACCATAAAAAAATGCTGACCTTTATTCGCAAACGTGATGCGGAGGGTGCGGAGCGTTTGGTCAGAGAGCATATACTCAGAGGACAGGAAATGGTGTTGCAGGCCTATGACCGGCAACGATTGGATTAA
- a CDS encoding CoA transferase: MASFNDLTVLSLEQATVLPYLTYRLAQDGMNVIRLEHPVYGDPNRFIGENVLNEERMNAYFLCINAGKKALTLNLAEDEGQKIFHSLIKELQVDIFATNQLPKNYHKLGIDYDSLKALKPDIIWLGVTGFGPDSNEAAYDPILQARSGLMELTGEAEGDPQVVGIPLPDMGTSEHAYGLLMKALYQRQVTGEGSCINMAMFESSVSWLTVPITLTGSFDKNISRRGNTHEFFAPVSVYQTQNGFVYVAVGNDRQWKTIVSQEMFKALDKPEYEKNAGRIKDVKQLNQAINEITRKHTSEELIELFTSLTVPISKIKTVAEVIQDPLVEKRLLKAQDPVSGKQITLAPPPNMTAFLENSDRKLSFPPRFGEQNSAIYGQKLGYSDDDLVRLKEKGII, from the coding sequence ATGGCTTCTTTCAATGACCTTACCGTGTTATCCCTTGAGCAGGCAACCGTTTTGCCTTATTTAACATATCGTTTGGCACAAGATGGGATGAATGTTATTCGATTGGAACACCCGGTATACGGTGATCCGAATCGGTTCATCGGCGAAAACGTTCTCAATGAAGAACGTATGAATGCCTATTTTTTGTGCATCAATGCCGGCAAAAAGGCGCTGACGTTAAATCTTGCTGAAGACGAGGGCCAAAAAATTTTTCATTCGTTGATCAAAGAACTCCAGGTGGACATTTTTGCCACCAATCAGCTGCCGAAAAACTACCATAAATTGGGTATTGATTATGACAGTCTTAAAGCATTGAAGCCGGATATCATCTGGCTGGGTGTGACCGGTTTTGGACCCGACAGCAATGAAGCGGCTTACGACCCCATATTGCAGGCACGCTCAGGTTTGATGGAACTGACCGGTGAGGCCGAAGGCGACCCCCAGGTTGTGGGTATACCCTTGCCGGACATGGGCACCAGTGAGCACGCTTATGGCTTGCTTATGAAAGCGCTTTACCAACGCCAAGTGACAGGTGAGGGCAGCTGCATCAACATGGCTATGTTTGAATCTTCTGTCTCATGGCTGACGGTACCCATTACCCTGACCGGCAGTTTTGACAAAAATATATCCAGACGGGGTAACACCCACGAATTTTTTGCGCCCGTATCTGTGTATCAGACTCAAAATGGTTTTGTCTATGTCGCCGTCGGCAACGATCGGCAGTGGAAAACCATCGTGTCTCAAGAAATGTTTAAAGCCCTGGATAAGCCGGAATATGAAAAAAATGCCGGCCGCATTAAGGATGTCAAACAACTCAATCAGGCCATAAACGAAATTACGCGCAAGCATACCTCTGAAGAATTGATTGAGCTATTTACCAGCCTTACGGTTCCGATCAGCAAAATAAAAACGGTTGCTGAAGTCATCCAAGATCCCCTGGTTGAAAAACGACTATTAAAAGCCCAGGACCCGGTTAGCGGTAAGCAGATAACACTGGCGCCACCGCCGAATATGACTGCATTTCTCGAAAATTCCGACCGTAAACTGTCGTTTCCGCCGCGATTTGGGGAGCAAAACAGCGCCATATACGGCCAAAAACTGGGCTATTCAGACGACGATCTTGTGCGTCTGAAAGAAAAGGGGATCATCTGA